CGAGGTTCCATTACGGATTCAGCGCGGATACCGGCGGCGGCGAATACGAGCGTGCGGCATCGTTCGAGCGCGAGATACAACCGGTCGACGAGATTACCGCGCCGGCGTTGATCCAGGACTCCGCCGCCGCCTTAACCGCCGGCGGCGCGGTGCAGATCAATGACAGTGCCCGTTATGTCGAAACGCCAGCGATCCAAGTAGACGCCGGGCGGCGTCTCGAGATTCGGGCCGCCAATGAGCATCGTCCGACGCTCGAACTGGCCGGCAATCTCGACATCTCAGGCGGCGCCGACAGCGAGGTCAATCTCAACGGCCTGCTGATCACCGGCGGCCGGCTCCGGGTCATGGCGGCGGGCGGCAACGCCCTGCGCCTTTTGCGGCTGCGCCACTGCACGCTGGTCCCGGGACGCGGTTTGACCACCCGCGGCATGCCGACCAATTCGGGAGCGCCGAGCCTGATCGTCCGCGCGCGCAATGTAGTCGTCGAGATCGAGGACTGCATCATCGGCGCTTTGCGGGTGATGCCCGACTCCGAGGTCCGGATCCGCAACAGCATCGTCGACGCCAACGAGCCGGACCAGGTCGCGTTCGCCGGCATCGACGGCGACGGTGCCGGCGGCCGCCTGCAGATCGAGAACAGCACGGTCATCGGCAAGGTCCATACCGCACTCATGGAACTCGCCTCGAACACGATCTTCATGGCCCGCCTCGGCGAAGGCGATAGCTGGACCGCCCCGGTTCGCGCCGAGCGCAAGCAGCAAGGGTGCGTCAGGTATTCCTATGTCCCGCCGGGATCGCGCGTGCCGCGACGCTATCGCTGCCAACCGAGCCTGGCGATCCGCATGGCCATCGACGAAGCCAAGAAGAAGAACCCGACGCTCGACGAAATCGAGGAAGCGCGAATCGCCAACGCCCTCCGACTCAGCCTTCAACCCCGGCTCGCCGGACGGCGTTATGGAGCGCCCGACTACGGCCAGCTGGCACCGTCCTGCCCGGTGGAAATCCGCACCGGTGCCGACGACGAGGCGGAAATGGGCGCCTTCCACAAGCTGTTTCAGCCCCAGCGGGAGGCAAATATTCGAATTCGCCTGGACGAGTACCTGCGCCTCGGCCTGGAAGCGGGGATCTTTCATGCGACATGAACGAATTTCGCCGGAACCAGTATCGGCCGCATGACCACGAGGAGGAATCGCCATGAGTGGTGACTACAGCCGCAAGAGATTCGACCCCGGCAACGATTTCGCCGGTGTGCTGATGCAGCAAGGCCGGGTCCAGCTCGACGCCGACTGGAATGAGCAGACCGAGCTCCTCGACCGGCGGTGGCGGGCCGAAACGGTGGATATCGTCGGCCGCTGCGGCTATCCCAAGGAAACGCCGGACGGCTTCCGCATCATCAACAATGGCGGTTCGCTCGAAATCGGCCCCGGCCGCATGTATGTCGATGGCCTGCTGGCCGAGAACCACGGCGGCGGCATCGTTGAGTTCGACCGCATTCTCGCCGAAGAGCGCGGCACCGAAGCGACGCCGTTCTCGCCCCAGCTTTATCAGCCCGACGTTGATACCGACGACCTCGATTCCGGCCGGCATCTCGTCTATCTCGATGTCTGGCAGCGCGAAGTGACTTACCTGGAAGACGATGGTTTGGTCGAAGTCGCGGTCGGTGTCGACACCACAACGCGCCTGCAGACCGCGTGGCAGGTCAAGATCCACGCCGATATCGGCGACGACGTCACCTGCGCCACGCCGCCCGAAGAGATCCCGGACTGGCTCGACGTGATCGCGCCTTCGGGCGGCCGGCTGAGCACGACGGAGGTCGACGTTCCGGGCGAGGAGAACCCGTGCCTGGTGCCGCCCACCGGCGGCTACAAGGGCCTCGAGAACCGGCTCTATCGGGTCGAAATCCACGACGGCAGCGAAACCGGCGCGCCGACCTTCAAGTGGTCGCGCACCAACGGCACGGTGGCCAGCACGGTGACCGGCATCGCCACCCTCGATACCCTGCACGTCGTCCGCACCAACCGCGATTCGGTGCTCCGTTTCAACAACGGCGACTGGGTCGAGATCAGCGACGACAACCTCGAATTTGCCGACGGGCCGGGAATCATCCGCCAGATCGATGTCGTCGATGACGCCGATCAGACCATCACCCTGACCGAGGATTTGCCGGCGGGCCTGTTCCCGGTCAACGCCCAGGACCAGACCGACCCCGAGCGTCACACCCGCGTCCGCCGCTGGGACCAGTCGGGTGCGGTGAGCGATACCGATGGGGCCGAGCTTGTCGACCTCGATGCGCTGGGGGCGACGGGCGTCATTCCGGTGCCCGCCGCCGGAACATCGATCATCCTCGAGGACGGCGTCCAGATCACCTTCGACAGCGCCCCGACGGACCGCCTGCGGAGCGGCGATTTCTGGGTCTTCGCCGCCCGCACTGCCGACGCCACGGTCGAGCACCTCGAGATCGCGCCGCCATGCGGCATCCACCACCACTTCTGCCGACTGGCGGTGGTCGATTACGACGGCGAGGAGTTCGAGGGTGAGCCGCTCGATTGCCGTGTTTGTTTTCCGCAAGGCGGCACCGGGTGCTGCACCGTCGTGGTCCATCCGGGCGAGAGCATCCAGGCGGCGCTCGATTCCCTGCCCGACGAGGGCGGCTGCGTATGCCTCAAGCCCGGCATCCATGACATCGACAGCACGATCCGCATCGAGCGCTCGAACGTCATGCTGCATGGCGAAAGCAGCGGCGCCGTCGTTCGGCGCAGCAACGGCGTTACCTTGCTCCGGGTCCTCGACCCGTTGGGAACGCGGCTCACCGATACCACGATCGAACGCATCCAGTTCAGATACGAGGGCGGCTCAAACACCGACCCGGAGCTGTTCGCCATCGTCTCGCTCGGCAACGGCGAACGAACGGCGTTGAGGCATTGCGGGGTATCATCGACGAACTTCCTGCCCATCGCCGCAGTCAGGATCGCGTCCGGATTCGGCGTCGAAGTGTCCGACTGCACCCTCGGCAATACGTTCAATGGGGTTTGGGTGGACACCGATTCGACCGACCTGCGCATTCTCGACAACGTCGTATCCGGCGGCATCGTTCAAAACACGGAAGCGGGCAATACCGGCATCCTGCTCGAGGACGCGTTCGGAGACTCGCGTGTCGAACGCAACGAGATTTCCGGTTTCGTCATGGGAATCGTGCTCGCCAATGACCCGTTCGCGGAATTCCCGTTTTCGCTGGCGTCCGGCTCGCTGATCCAGGGCAACCGCATCGAGCGGGTGGCCACCATGGAACCTACGGGCGACGTCAAGGCTTTCGGCATCTTCGTGGCCGCCAGCGCCTGCCGCATTCTCGACAACCGCCTGAGCTACAGCTCGGCGGCCTATGGCGGCATTTCGGCGTCGGGAACCAATTGTGCGATCGAGCACAATTGGCTGACCTATGTCCCCGCCGGCCAACAAGGCGAGGACCGTCCGCTCGCGATCCAGGTCGGTCTCGACGCCGACAACGCGGTCGGCCACGGCGATGGCGCCACCGTCGCGAACAACCGATTGGCCGGACCCCAGGATGGCATACTGATCCAGCAATGCATGGACGCTGAAATCGTCGAGAACCGCCTCGAGAGCGCCGGGGACCCCGTGCGTTTCGGCATCACACTGTCCCAGGTCACGCATGGGCGCGTCGCCGCGAATCGATTGGTCAACGCGCAGGCGGCGATCAACCTCAACGAGGGAGAGCGGAATAGCGTCGAAGCAAACATCCTCGCCGGTGGCCTCGCCGGCATATCGGCGGTCGGCCAACAGGCCCTGACCATCGACCGCAACCGCATCGAGAGCCTCGATTGGTGGGGCGTCCTCGGGGCCCAGCTCGAGGGGACGACGATGATCTCGCGCAACAGAATCGTCTCCTGCGGGTCGGCGTCGACGCCGTTCGGCGCGCTTGGCATCGGGCTCGTCTTCGCCCTCGGCGAGGTCCAGATCGAATCCTGCGAAATCATCAATACCGGGATCTCCGCGGACGGCACCCAGACCGCACCGCTGGCGACAGGGATCTGGGGTTTCGTCGTACTCGAATGCCGGATCGAAGGCAACGAGGTGACCTATTCCGACATGACCAGCGGATTCGACCCCAACCAAGAACACCGGGCGCTGCGAATCCTGGGCTATCTGGAATATACGTCGGGCGAATTCGCGTTCGGCTTTCCCGCCCAGGTCCTCAACAACAAATTCATCGGCCCCGGACGCTCCGCGCTCGTCGAATTCCACGAATTCGCCCTCGGTCAAACCTTCGCGGTTCGATTCGAGCGCGTGTTCTTCAGCAACAATTACTGTTTTCACCTCGGCGGGCAGGCCGGCGCTCAGGCCGCGACGGTGCGCCTGACCGGGCGCCGCGCCGTGGTCATGGGTAATCAGATCAAGGCCCTCGCGCAGATCAACTCGGTCGATTTCGGCAGCACACGGGGCGTTTTCATTGGCAACATAACGCGCGGCGGCGCGACCCAGCTCGTCGACTTCCCGACGCCGGAAGGCGACTTCAATCTGACGGCGGTGTGAACCGCCATCGACACACGGCATAGCGCGGCGACGCGAGAACGGGAGAAACACCATGGCAACCAAGACGATCCAACAGATTCTGAAATCCCATCAGGATCTCGTAAAGCGTGTCGGTGAACATATGGAGACGGCCACCAAGGGCCGGAAAATGAGCACCGAGTTCGTCCTGCGCGAGCAGGATTCGGTCGTCGGCCGGCTCAAGGGGCGGGTCGCCGGCCTCAAGAAGGCGCGCGCCGAAGCGATCAAGCGCTTTGACGTGGAAATTCGCGTCAACGAGACCCGGATCGCCGAGCTCGAAAAACGCATCAAGGACGGCCGCGAGGCGCTCAAGACCAAGCCGAAAAAGCCGACCAAGCCGAAGAAGAAGCCGACCGACAAGATCGTGGTGAAGCGGAAGGTCAACGTGAAAAAGAAGGTCAAGCCGACGAATAAGGTCATCTTGAAGCAGAAGACCAAACCGAAGAAGAAGGTCGTGAAGAAGAAGTGATCCGGCTCCCGCACGGACCATTAGCGACCCCGCACAAAGGCCCGCGACGCCGTCCGTCCGGTCAGCCGGGAGACAGCCCGCCAAAGGGGACGATCTTGTTGTCGACGTCGTGACCGATATCGGCGCGGCCGAGGTAGGGGATGCCCGCGACACCGCACCAATGCCGCGTGATCTCTTCCTCGGATTGGCAGAAATCGGGGTCGTTCGGAATGATGTCGCTGCAGCGGCCGAGTTTGATCCCGGCGACGTTTCGAATCGCCGGATTGCCGGTGATGTGGAACAGCGACCGATCGATCCGGTACATATGCTCGCCGACTTCTTCGAGCATGAGGACATGATCCGTTAAATCCGGCTGAAACGGCGTGCCGATCAGCGAGCTCAGAATCGCGATGTTGAACGCCGCGGTCTTGGTCGCGGCGGTGACCGTCGGCTCCAGCGTGTCGGCGGCGCCATCGACCAGATAGGCGAGCGCCCGCACAATCGCTGCCTCGCCGCCCGCGCGACTGATGTCGGTGACCATCGGTCCGTGGGCCAGGCGAGCAAAACCGTCGTTGTAGAGCCCGCCGAGGATGATGCCCGCGTCGCTGTAGCCGAGATAGGCCTTTTCGCGCGCGACGCCCGATAGCTTCGGCAGCAGCCTTTCGATCAGGCGGCATGACCCGTACCCGCCGCGCGCGAACCACAGCGCATCGAAACGCGGATCGTTGGCGAACTCGGCCAAGGCCTCCATGCGAATCGCGTCGTCGCCGGCGAAATGACCCGAATCGAGGAAGCATTGCGGGTGGAACTGGATGTCGACGTCACGGCGCGGATAACGGTCGGCCGTGATAGCCTTGACCCGCTCGGCGACAATCGGCTCAATGCGCGAGCCGGGCGCGACAACGCCTATTCTGATATCGCGTTCGCTCATGCGGGCGCCTGTCTTTCGCCGGATTTTGCCGAACCCAAGGACATGTCCTAGCTATAGCCGATGAATCAGGAAAAACACTATTTCTTCTGCGGCATCGGCGGCAGCGGCATGCTGCCGCTGGCGATGATCCTGCGCGCGAAGGGGTGTGACGTGGCGGGATCGGATCGTGCACTCGATCAAGGACGGACCACACATAAGTTCGATTTTCTACGTGCTCAGGGAATTCGGCTTCACCCTCAGGACGGCACCGGGGTTACCCGGCCGGAAACAATCCTCGTCGCATCGGCCGCGGTCGAGGACACGGTGCCGGACGTGGCGGCGGCGAACCGTGTCGGCGCCGCTCGGACCACCCGCGCCGAACTGCTGGCCGAGCTGTTCAATGCGGCACCCGTCGGCATCGCCGTCGGCGGCACCAGCGGAAAGTCGACGACGACCGGAATGATCGGCTGGATCTTGTATGCCACCGGTCACGCCCCGACGATCATGAACGGCGCGGTGATGAACAACTTCGTCACTCCGAACGCGCCGTTTGCCAGCGCCGTTATCGGCGGTGGCGAGGCGTTCGTCAGCGAGGTCGATGAAAGCGACGGCTCGATCGCCCGATTCAGGCCAAGCATAGCGGTGCTCAATAACATCGCCTTCGACCACAAACCGCTGCCGGAACTGCGCCAGTTGTTCCGGGATTTCGTCGGGACGGCGGCGAAAGCGGTCTTGAATCTCGATAACGACGAGACCGCTGAAATCGCCGCGCAGCTCTCGCCGGACCGTACGATCACCTGCAGCATGGCCGATTCAGGCGCCGATTTGTTCGCCGACGATTTCGAGCCGGCGCCGGACGGCATCGCTTTTCGCGTAACGGAAACGAGGTCGGGATCGATGGCCCGAATCCGGTTGGCGATGCCGGGACGACACAATGCGGCCAATGCTCTCGCTGCCCTCGCCGCCGTTCGCGCCGCGGATATCGCCTTCGACGCCGCCGCCCGGGCGCTCGCCGAATTCACCGGTATCCGGCGACGCCTCGATTACGTCGGTGCGGCAAAGGGCATCACGGTGATCGACGATTTCGCCCACAACCCCGACAAGATCACGGCGACGCTCACCACGCTTCATGATTTTCCGGGCCGGTTGATTCTTATGTTCCAGCCCCACGGCTTCGGCCCGTTGCGGCTGATGAAGAATGAATTCATCGATTGCTTCGTAGGCGGCATGCGCGCCGACGACATCCTGATCATGCCCGAACCGGTCTATTTCGGCGGCACCGTGGAGCGCACCGTGTCGAGCCGGGACATCGTCCGGGGTGTCATCGCCCGCGGCCGCGAGGCTCATGCCTTCGCCGACCGCGCCGCATGCGGCGATAAAGTGACGGAAATAGCCCGTTCGGGTGACCGTATCATCGTCCTCGGCGCGCGCGACGACACCCTGTCGCAATTCGCCGCCGAATTGTTGACACGGTTCGCCGATTAACTTTCCGCGCCGTCTCACGGTCGATGGATTAGGATCGACGCGTCAGGACGCGGCTATGGCGGAGACCCGGACAATGGGTGAACGAGGCACTATCATATGAGCCGGCGCCGTCGAATCACGCTCGTTGCAGGCCTGCTTGTGGTCGTCGCCCTGGCCGCCGTCTTGCTCTTCCGCCACGGCCTTATCGCATACGTCATCGAAAACGCTTTGGACCGGCGCGGATTCCCCGAGGCACGGATTTCGGTGACCCGCCTCGCCACCGATGGCGCGGTGATCGAATCCATCGACCTTGGCGCCGGCGCCCCCGCGGTCGACCGGGTCGTCATATCATATGAGCTCGGCGAACTGCTCTCGGGCCGCATTCGATTGGTCGATATCGAGGGCCTTGCGCTCGAAATCGATCTCTCGAGGCCGGATGCGCTCGACCGTCTGTTCGCGCTTTTGGACGGCGCCGCCGAGCCCGGGGGCCAAGAAGACGGAGGCGCTCTCCCGCGAATCAGCATCGACGACGCGGTCGTCGTGTTCACCGGAACGGGCGCCGGACCGGTGACCATCGCGTTCCGCGGTTGGGCGGATCCGTCGGCCGAAGCGGATGTCGCGCAGGCCGACGGAGATCTGACCGGACCGGACGCGCAGGGACATGTCGCGCTCGCGGTATCGCGCATCGCCGACGGTTTCCGCCTCGATATTGGTGGCGACGGCGAAGCGGCACTGGCGTCCTTGCCCTGGCCCGCCGGGTTTTCGTCCCCGCCCCAAAGCGGCACGATATCGGCTACGTTCGACGGCGACATTCCGCTGGAAGCAGACGGCTCCATCGACCCAGGTACCCTGCTCGAAAAAAATGCGAAGATCACGGTCCGCATCGACGTGGCGGCGGCCTCGTTCCCGACCATCGCGGACCGCATCGACATGTCGGCCGCCCTGTCCGTGGAGCCGCGCGACGGCGCTCTTGTCGTCGACCTGACGGCTCCGGCCACGATCGCCGCCGAGGAAATCGCCGCGGATTTGCTGGCACCGATCGATGGCAGCGCGGTGGGTGACTTTATCGGTGACACCAGGGCGGTCCGCCTGTCGCTTGGAAAACGCACGTCCGATCTGCCGCTGATCTTGTGGCGGCCGGGCGAGGACGGCGGCACCGCCCGGATCGCACTGGCATTTCTGATGGAGAGCGGCGAGACCGCCGCCAGTGCCGATATTACGGGCGAGATCGAGCACGATCCGGCCTACCGGCCGCGTCTGGTGACGGTGTCCGACGCCGTTTTCGCCGGCCGCGGATTGACCGCCGGTCCGATCGCGCAGGGATCCTTCGATTGGCGCGGCAGCGGATCGATGAGGGACGGAGCCTACGCCCTGGAGGGTCCGCTTCTGGCAGCGGCCGAAGCCATTGTGGTCGGCGGCAATCGATTCGAGGCCACGACATTCGACGGCAACGTAAAGCTGTCAGGTCGTGGCGACGCGCTCGACGCGACCCTGCTCGAACCGGCGCATGTGTCCCTCGCCCGCCCGCCGAGGCTCGGGGCGCTGCGCCTCAACCGCCCGGTCGACCTCCGGCTCGAGAGCGGATCCGTGGTCTATCGCGACGCTACGATCGAGGCCGAAATCCGCGCTGGCGCGAAAACGATCACCGGCAGTATCGCGCGTGACGGCGCCGATGCCCTGGAATTCGCCGCCACCGCCGGTCCCATCGATCTCTCCATTTCGGCTGCCGAGCAGGTTTCGGGCCGCATCGATAGCGACGGCTCGATGATCGATTTTCCGGGACTTGGTATCCGGATCGAAAACATCCGCGCCACGACACCTTTCGGCGGCGCGGGTCCGGCGCGCGGAACGTTGTCCGCCGTCGTCCGGGACACGACGGCAACCACTTTGTCCTCACCGCTGACGATCGAATTTGAGACGGCCCTCGAGACGGACGCGATCGACGCCACCGGCCGTGCCTCGTTGGCCAACGGCAAGGCTCGCATCCCATTGAAGGCGCGCTACCGCTTCGACAACGGGCGCGGCAAGCTCACCGCCGGTCCCGTCGACCTCGCATTCGAAAAAGGCGGCCTCCAGCCGGCCGACCTCAGCCCTCGTCTGTCCACCTTGAAGAACGTCTCGGGTGCCGTGACCTCTGACGCCGCGCTTTCGTTCGGCGCCGGCAGAGACATGAACGGTACGGCAACTATTTCGTTCGACGCGTTGTCACTGGATATGCCGGCGGCTCGCGTCCAAGGCCTGTCCGGATCCATCAAGTTCACCGACATCAATCCTCCAACCACGGAACCGGACACGGAAATCAAGATCGACAAGGTCGTCACCGGCGTTACCATCGCGGATGTCGCAGGACGCTTCCAGGTCGTCTCCGCGGCGGGAACGCCGATGGTCGAACTGGCGCATGCCGAGGGGCGGCTTGCCGACGGCGTCATCACGATCGACAACGCCCGGATCCCGCTCGACGCCGCGATGAGCGAGTTCGACGTTCGGGTGCGTCGATTGTCGCTGGCCCAGCTGTTCGAGGAGTGGGCGGTGGAAGGCTTGAGCGGCACCGGTCATCTATCGGGCACGATTCCGGTACGGTTTGGCCCCGACGGCGTGGCAATAACCGCGGGCCGGCTCGATGCCGCTGAGAGCGGCGTTCTGCGTGTCGATCTCGGTTCTTCCAGGGACGTGCTGGCGCAGCAGGGCGAGCAGGTGGCACTGATGGTCCAGGTTCTCGAAAACTTTCAATACAAGCTACTCGGACTCGGCATCGATCGGCCAACCGCGGGCGACCTCGAACTGGCGATTCAGATGGAGGGTCAAAATCCGGACGTCCTGGAAGGTTATCCGTTCCGCTTCAACATCACCCTGAGCGGCGACCTCGAGCCGGTACTCGATGCGCTACAGCAAGGCGAGGGCCTTTCGACCGACCTGTTGCGGGACGCAATTCAATCCGTGCAATGAGTCCCTTGTTTGGCGGTGACAGCTAACGTACGCTTGCCTTTGAGATGTCTACCACAGCGATCCATACCATCCGCGCGCATGGCGTAGTTTTGGCCGTCGCGGTAGCGGTCGTGCTCGCGGCCTGCGAGCCAACCGTGCGTGTCGAGGCGCCGAAAGAGCCGATCACGATCAATCTCAACGTGAAGATCGATGCCGAGGTCCGTGTGAAGCTCGAAAGGCAGGCTGAGGAAGACATCGAGAAGAATCCGGACATCTTCTAGGTGGGCTGGTCCATGGCATATTTGCTCCGTTCTCTGCTCCTGATTGCGGCCGTCACCTTGGCGACCGGCGGCTTCGCGTCGTCGGCCAACGCCCAGGCGTCGCTCGACCAATATCGGGCCGACGGCATCCTCGCCGAGAAGTATGACGGCTATGTCGTCGTTCGGGCTGCGAATGCCCCGGGTGCCGCCAAATCACTGGCTAACGAAGTCAATCAGAAGCGCAAGGCGGTCTACGAAAAACGAGCTCGCGAGCAGGGCGTGAGCGTGGCCGAGGTAGGCAAGATCTATGCCGCCGAGATCTTTGCGAAGGCCCCCACCAACACCTATTTCCAGCAGCCAAATGGATCCTTCGTCCAGAAATAGGGGCCGGCGGCGCGGAGCGGCATCATGGCAACCTGGGCCGCCCGGCGCGTGAGCATGCGGCCGCATGTCGAGTTTCCGCGAGCCGGCCTGACCCCGTCAGCGGCGCCAGAGGCCGCGGTGCTTCGGTCTGGGCGGGAGAGACATCGAACGAACCGGCCACGGGCATTCGGATTCGCGACACGAATAATAAGAAAAGGGGGGTGAACATGGCAGTCACGATGACCGGTGCGGAGACAGATCGCCGGAATATTCCCGAGTCCGAGAGTGGCAGCGGGTTTGGCGATCGCAAGATGCGGCGTGAGGATCGCCGGTTTCTGGTCGGCCGCGGCCGCTATACCGACGACCTGAAATTGCCCCGCCAGGTGCACGCAATCTTCGTCCGCTCACCGCATGCCCACGCCGCGATTCGGAACATCGACACCAGCGCGGCGAAACAAATGAATGGCGTCGTCGCGGTCTATACCGGCTCGGACATGCGCGACGACGGCGTCAATTCGATACCGCCGATTTGGGAGATCACCTGCAAGGATGACGAAACCATGGTCGAGCCGCCGCGCTGGGCGCTCGCGACCGACAAGGTTCGACATGTCGGCGACGGGGTCGCTGTTGTCCTTGCCGAGTCGATCGACGACGCCATGAACGCCGCGGAACACGTTGAAGTCGACTATGAGGAACGGGCCCCGGTGGTCGACGTCAAGGCCGCCGTCTCACTAGGAGCGCCCCTGGTCCACGATGACGCCGAAAACAACATTTGTTTCGATTGGCATATCGGCGATCGGGCGGCGACCGAGCGCGCCTTCGCCGAGGCCAAGCATATCGTGGCGCTCGACCTGATCAACACGCGCCTGGTCGGAAATCCGATGGAGCCGCGGGCGGCGATCGCCAGCTACGACGACCATAGCGGCGATTACACGCTCTATACGACGAGCCAGAACCCGCATCTCATCCGAACGCTGTTATGCAGTTCCGTCCTGAATGTCTCCGAGCACAAAATGCGGGTCATCGCGCCCGACGTCGGCGGCGGGTTCGGGATCAAATGCTACCATTACCCCGAGGAGGTGATCGTAACCTGGGCGGCCCGCAAGTGTGGCCGGCCGGTCAAATGGAACTCGACCCGGGCCGAGGCCTTTATCTCCGATGCTCATGCCCGCGATCACGCCACCGACGCCGAGCTCGCGCTCGACGAGAACGGCATTTTCCTCGGCCTCGAGGTATCGACACTGGCCAATCTTGGCGCCCACCTTTCGACCTGGGGCCCGTCGATCCCGACCTACCTCTACGCGACCCTGCTCGCCGGCCAATACCGGACCGCGAATATCTACGCCGAGGTCAAGGGTGTATTCACCACCACGCTGCCGGTCGATGCCTATCGCGGCGCCGACCGGCCCGAGGCCAATTACGTCGTCGAGCGCCTGGTTGAGGCGGCGGCGCGTGAATTGGGCATCGACCGCATCGATTTGCGCCGACGCAACATGATTTCCTCCGATCAGATGCGCTATGAGACCCCAGTCGGCATGACCTACGATAGTGGCGACTTCGCGCTGTGCCTGGATATGGCGATGCGGAATATCGATTACGCCAATTTCGAGGCGCGGCGGACCGAGGCAAAAGCTCGCGGCAAGCTCAGGGGTATCGGAGTTTCGTGCTATATCGAGGCCTGCGGTCTCTCGCCTTCCGGCGGCTCCGACAAAATCGGCTCGCGCGTCGGCTTGTACGAATCGGCCCAGGTTCGGATCAATCCCGATTCGAGCGCCACCGTCCTCACCGGATCCCACAGCCACGGTCAAGGCCACGAGACATCATTTGCACAGATCGTCTCGACCCGGCTCGGCATTCCGTTCGAGAGAATCGAGATTGTCCACGGCGACACGGCGCGGATTCCGTTTGGCATGGGCACCTATGGGTCGAGGTCGGCGGCGGTCGGCGGATCGGCGATCGCGGTCGCGACCGACAGGGTGATTGCGAAGGCCAAGCACATCGCCGCCCACATGCTGGAGGTCGAGGATTCCGACATCGAGTTCGAGGACGGCCGGTTTAGGGTCGTCGGCACAAACCGGGAAGTCGGCCTGAAGGAAGTCGCGCGCGAAGCCTATATTCCCCACAACTACCCGCTGGAACGGATCGATCCCGGGCTCGACGAGACCGCGTTTTACGATCCGGCAAACTTCACCTATCCCAACGGCACGCAGATCTGCGAGGTCGAGATCGACCCGATGACCGGGGCGACAACAATCGAGCGCTACGTCGTGGTAGACGATTTCGGCCGTATCATCAATCCCATGATCGTCGAGGGCCAGGTGCATGGCGGGCTCGCCCAAGGCATCGGTCAGGCGCTGCTCGAGAATTGCGTCTACGATCCCGAATCGGGACAGCTTCTCAGCGGATCGTTCATGGATTACGCCATGCCGCGGGCGAGCGATCTGCCGTTCTACGAAGTCTCCAATCACGAGGAGACGCCGTGTACGCATAACCCCCTGGGCGTCAAAGGCGCGGGCGAGGCGGGAACGATCGCCGGCACGACGGCGGTTATGAGTGCCGTGATGGATGCGCTCGGCCCCGTGGGCGTTCAGGATTTCGATCTGCCGGCAAGCCCGCAAAGAATTTGGCGGGCGATCAGGGAAGCCGCGGCGGCATAGACGCGACGGACGTGTCGCCGCCGCGCGCGTGCGAGTCCGCGCCCAAGAACAGCAATCGAGGATCGCCGACATGGCCACGGCAACCGAGGATCAAGGTCCGGTCGTATACACCTTCAAGGGCCGGACCCCCGAGGTCGATCACACCAGCTATGTCCATCCGACGGCCGTTCTTATCGGCGATGTCGTTATTGGGCGGCAGTGCTATATCGGCCCCGGCGCCTCGCTACGCGGCGATTTCGGCCGTATCGTTTTGGAGGACGGCACCAACATCCAAGACAATTGCGTCCTCCACTGCTTTCC
This Alphaproteobacteria bacterium DNA region includes the following protein-coding sequences:
- a CDS encoding YnbE family lipoprotein, with amino-acid sequence MSTTAIHTIRAHGVVLAVAVAVVLAACEPTVRVEAPKEPITINLNVKIDAEVRVKLERQAEEDIEKNPDIF
- a CDS encoding YdbL family protein; its protein translation is MAYLLRSLLLIAAVTLATGGFASSANAQASLDQYRADGILAEKYDGYVVVRAANAPGAAKSLANEVNQKRKAVYEKRAREQGVSVAEVGKIYAAEIFAKAPTNTYFQQPNGSFVQK
- a CDS encoding LD-carboxypeptidase translates to MRIGVVAPGSRIEPIVAERVKAITADRYPRRDVDIQFHPQCFLDSGHFAGDDAIRMEALAEFANDPRFDALWFARGGYGSCRLIERLLPKLSGVAREKAYLGYSDAGIILGGLYNDGFARLAHGPMVTDISRAGGEAAIVRALAYLVDGAADTLEPTVTAATKTAAFNIAILSSLIGTPFQPDLTDHVLMLEEVGEHMYRIDRSLFHITGNPAIRNVAGIKLGRCSDIIPNDPDFCQSEEEITRHWCGVAGIPYLGRADIGHDVDNKIVPFGGLSPG
- a CDS encoding xanthine dehydrogenase family protein molybdopterin-binding subunit, which gives rise to MTGAETDRRNIPESESGSGFGDRKMRREDRRFLVGRGRYTDDLKLPRQVHAIFVRSPHAHAAIRNIDTSAAKQMNGVVAVYTGSDMRDDGVNSIPPIWEITCKDDETMVEPPRWALATDKVRHVGDGVAVVLAESIDDAMNAAEHVEVDYEERAPVVDVKAAVSLGAPLVHDDAENNICFDWHIGDRAATERAFAEAKHIVALDLINTRLVGNPMEPRAAIASYDDHSGDYTLYTTSQNPHLIRTLLCSSVLNVSEHKMRVIAPDVGGGFGIKCYHYPEEVIVTWAARKCGRPVKWNSTRAEAFISDAHARDHATDAELALDENGIFLGLEVSTLANLGAHLSTWGPSIPTYLYATLLAGQYRTANIYAEVKGVFTTTLPVDAYRGADRPEANYVVERLVEAAARELGIDRIDLRRRNMISSDQMRYETPVGMTYDSGDFALCLDMAMRNIDYANFEARRTEAKARGKLRGIGVSCYIEACGLSPSGGSDKIGSRVGLYESAQVRINPDSSATVLTGSHSHGQGHETSFAQIVSTRLGIPFERIEIVHGDTARIPFGMGTYGSRSAAVGGSAIAVATDRVIAKAKHIAAHMLEVEDSDIEFEDGRFRVVGTNREVGLKEVAREAYIPHNYPLERIDPGLDETAFYDPANFTYPNGTQICEVEIDPMTGATTIERYVVVDDFGRIINPMIVEGQVHGGLAQGIGQALLENCVYDPESGQLLSGSFMDYAMPRASDLPFYEVSNHEETPCTHNPLGVKGAGEAGTIAGTTAVMSAVMDALGPVGVQDFDLPASPQRIWRAIREAAAA
- a CDS encoding UDP-N-acetylmuramate--alanine ligase, with translation MNQEKHYFFCGIGGSGMLPLAMILRAKGCDVAGSDRALDQGRTTHKFDFLRAQGIRLHPQDGTGVTRPETILVASAAVEDTVPDVAAANRVGAARTTRAELLAELFNAAPVGIAVGGTSGKSTTTGMIGWILYATGHAPTIMNGAVMNNFVTPNAPFASAVIGGGEAFVSEVDESDGSIARFRPSIAVLNNIAFDHKPLPELRQLFRDFVGTAAKAVLNLDNDETAEIAAQLSPDRTITCSMADSGADLFADDFEPAPDGIAFRVTETRSGSMARIRLAMPGRHNAANALAALAAVRAADIAFDAAARALAEFTGIRRRLDYVGAAKGITVIDDFAHNPDKITATLTTLHDFPGRLILMFQPHGFGPLRLMKNEFIDCFVGGMRADDILIMPEPVYFGGTVERTVSSRDIVRGVIARGREAHAFADRAACGDKVTEIARSGDRIIVLGARDDTLSQFAAELLTRFAD